Proteins from one Sabethes cyaneus chromosome 2, idSabCyanKW18_F2, whole genome shotgun sequence genomic window:
- the LOC128734083 gene encoding sorting nexin lst-4 yields the protein MSRVQVLYDFAGEPNSAEITITVGEILTVTNTEVGEGWWEGTNSRGQRGLFPAAYVEVLANNAGPPKMPPPPLVAAPVAKQQQPQQQPPPGPRYDQTADDWGDQQDDWEDDWDDDNDTYSEIGPGNTGGGGGGGHAGVTNVNNNQNGNFQSSNYYANANLPALPAGAHDGDSVSLASTVVGGTRRTTSSTKIFKSGDAYLMGLTVPAVSESDRVQILQTEGGIIWKPMRDSYTVTVDSPKKEKKFNGLKSFIAYQLTPSFNNVAVSRRYKHFDWLHERLVEKFCLIPIPPLPDKQISGRYDEEFVEHRRVQLQEFVDWMCRHPVLSTCAVWMHFLTCTDEKKWKTGKRSAEKDPLVGTTFCAAIFPPDKTLLHSQVEPQVDSCTLFVPQMNTAVKTLAQICTDETKKFQLQWKQDYQRIGEGLSELARALDIDERRQVSQVSLSSSVGQAAGIFINIGQMFADQPKHDFIPFSDRLHIYRGLLNSYPDSLSEYRNAVQKRKDCEKLTAEQKMENSQLAEVNRRVDVMSYALLAEMAHFRQERDTHLKDTIGNFIGAQIEFYKNIVRRLEQAQSHF from the coding sequence ATGTCTCGCGTGCAGGTGCTATACGACTTTGCTGGTGAGCCTAATTCGGCGGAAATAACCATCACCGTTGGGGAAATTCTGACCGTCACGAACACTGAGGTAGGTGAGGGCTGGTGGGAAGGTACAAATTCCCGCGGTCAGCGGGGCCTATTTCCGGCCGCCTACGTGGAAGTGTTAGCCAACAATGCAGGACCACCGAAGATGCCTCCGCCGCCGCTAGTGGCGGCGCCGGTTGCCAAACAGCAACAGCCGCAGCAACAACCACCGCCAGGACCAAGATATGACCAGACGGCAGACGACTGGGGAGACCAACAGGACGACTGGGAAGACGATTGGGACGATGATAATGATACGTATTCAGAGATTGGACCCGGTAATACTGGAGGAGGAGGAGGGGGCGGACATGCAGGTGTAACGAATGTTAACAATAATCAGAATGGAAACTTTCAGAGCAGTAATTATTATGCCAATGCCAACTTGCCGGCACTTCCCGCAGGAGCTCACGATGGAGACTCGGTGTCTTTGGCTTCGACGGTAGTGGGCGGAACGAGAAGAACAACCTCATCAACGAAAATATTCAAAAGTGGTGATGCCTATTTGATGGGATTGACTGTACCCGCCGTTTCGGAAAGTGATCGAGTGCAGATTCTTCAAACAGAAGGCGGAATCATTTGGAAGCCGATGCGAGACAGTTACACCGTTACAGTCGACTCtccgaaaaaggagaaaaaattcAATGGCCTTAAGAGCTTTATCGCTTATCAGTTGACGCCTTCGTTCAACAACGTTGCAGTATCTCGACGATATAAACACTTTGACTGGTTGCATGAACGTTTAGTGGAAAAGTTTTGTTTAATTCCGATCCCGCCCCTGCCGGATAAGCAAATTTCCGGCCGGTACGATGAAGAATTCGTTGAACATCGTCGTGTACAACTGCAGGAATTCGTTGACTGGATGTGTCGACATCCGGTACTCTCAACTTGTGCCGTTTGGATGCATTTCCTGACGTGTACCGacgagaaaaagtggaaaacagGAAAACGATCGGCCGAAAAAGATCCACTAGTGGGAACGACGTTCTGTGCTGCCATATTTCCTCCGGACAAAACTTTGCTACACTCACAGGTTGAGCCGCAGGTGGACTCTTGCACACTGTTCGTGCCTCAAATGAATACGGCTGTCAAAACGCTAGCACAAATTTGCACCGATGAGACgaagaaatttcaacttcagTGGAAGCAGGACTATCAGCGAATTGGTGAAGGTTTGTCGGAGCTGGCCCGTGCCTTGGACATCGATGAACGCCGCCAGGTTAGTCAGGTTAGCCTTTCGAGTTCGGTTGGACAGGCAGCGGGTATTTTCATTAACATTGGGCAAATGTTTGCCGACCAACCGAAGCACGATTTCATTCCGTTCTCGGACCGGTTGCACATATACCGAGGTTTGCTGAATAGCTATCCGGATTCACTCAGCGAGTACAGAAATGCGGTCCAAAAGCGAAAAGATTGCGAGAAGCTGACCGCGGAACAGAAGATGGAAAACAGTCAGCTGGCTGAAGTGAACCGACGCGTGGACGTGATGTCATACGCGCTGTTGGCGGAAATGGCACACTTCCGCCAGGAACGGGACACCCATCTGAAGGATACGATCGGTAATTTCATAGGAGCGCAGATCGAGTTTTACAAGAACATTGTCCGCCGATTGGAACAGGCGCAGTCGCACTTCTAG